The following are encoded together in the Proteiniphilum saccharofermentans genome:
- the rfbD gene encoding dTDP-4-dehydrorhamnose reductase produces the protein MPIFTGITKHLGGTEKDTPRQQYFYGLVQKNVLVTGANGQLGNELKKMTDRLNLPFKFLFTDMSDLDVTDGDQVADFVRDYRVLYIVNCAAYTAVDKAETDVEKAYLVNEKAVENIAIAAKQEGAKVIHISTDFVFDGLSEIPYTEDIEPHPLSVYGQSKLKGEEALQAVGGEWMIIRTSWLYSEYGNNFVKTMIRLMNERDRLTIVDDQRGVPTYAADLAEMIVHILQYSEETEWKTGIYHFSNKGETTWFGFAEEIKRLAGINRCELVPVKTEEYGAPAPRPAYSVMDLSKICAAFHVEIPGWKEALKRCMGLIK, from the coding sequence ATGCCCATATTTACAGGTATAACCAAACATCTGGGGGGGACAGAAAAGGATACCCCAAGACAACAATATTTTTACGGGCTGGTACAGAAAAATGTGCTGGTGACCGGAGCCAACGGGCAATTGGGGAACGAGTTGAAAAAAATGACGGACCGGTTGAATTTGCCCTTTAAATTCCTGTTTACCGATATGAGTGACCTTGATGTGACGGACGGGGATCAGGTAGCGGATTTTGTAAGGGATTACCGGGTACTCTATATCGTCAATTGTGCTGCTTATACCGCTGTGGACAAAGCAGAAACAGATGTTGAAAAGGCATATCTCGTAAATGAAAAAGCGGTAGAGAATATAGCGATTGCTGCAAAGCAAGAAGGAGCAAAGGTTATCCATATTTCGACCGATTTCGTATTTGATGGCCTCTCGGAAATCCCTTATACCGAGGATATAGAACCGCATCCGCTTTCGGTTTACGGCCAGTCGAAGCTAAAAGGTGAAGAAGCGCTGCAAGCTGTAGGAGGTGAGTGGATGATTATACGTACTTCATGGTTGTATTCTGAATACGGAAATAATTTTGTGAAGACAATGATCCGGCTGATGAATGAGCGGGATAGATTGACTATCGTAGATGACCAACGGGGAGTCCCGACTTATGCGGCAGATCTGGCAGAGATGATCGTCCATATCCTGCAATATTCCGAAGAGACCGAATGGAAGACAGGGATTTATCATTTCTCCAACAAAGGTGAAACTACCTGGTTCGGATTTGCTGAAGAGATCAAAAGGCTAGCAGGTATCAACCGGTGTGAACTGGTACCTGTCAAAACAGAGGAATATGGTGCACCAGCTCCCCGTCCGGCATATAGCGTAATGGATCTGTCCAAAATATGTGCTGCTTTTCATGTGGAGATTCCGGGATGGAAAGAGGCTTTAAAAAGATGTATGGGTTTGATAAAATGA
- a CDS encoding alpha/beta hydrolase family protein has protein sequence MKTNVLFLSAIIAVLNIFSAFPQKEDSLLLQLKSLEQKLSDYQHRFDILEKQIDDLMWFRRLEDIAHIDKVRLTSTPRWKPKDPEDRFAGNKLQFYSYVFIPKNVNPKKKYPLIVLPHSGIHANFSTYYSHIVRELIAQGYIVVSAEYRGSTGYGKATYENIDYGGRENDDVLESRNYMIENYSIVDPSRVGVIGWSHGGMIALMQILQHGDKYQCAFAGVPVSDLENRLASHNESYTAYFTTPYHIGESIEENPEEYARRSPTHYAQNLDKPLLIYTNTNDNDVYVEEVQLMINTLKKHGKEFEYKIFQDASGGHGFDRIDSKEATDIRFTVHKFLERYLKPPHPFASQKEMRRAAYGF, from the coding sequence ATGAAAACTAACGTTCTCTTTTTATCGGCTATTATTGCTGTTCTCAACATTTTTTCCGCGTTCCCACAGAAAGAAGACTCCCTGCTATTACAGTTAAAATCGCTGGAACAAAAACTTTCGGATTACCAACACCGGTTCGATATATTGGAGAAACAGATTGACGACCTGATGTGGTTTCGCCGGCTGGAAGATATAGCCCATATAGATAAAGTGCGGCTCACAAGCACGCCCCGCTGGAAACCCAAAGACCCGGAAGACCGTTTTGCCGGCAACAAACTGCAATTTTACAGTTATGTCTTTATTCCGAAAAATGTCAATCCTAAAAAAAAGTATCCGCTTATCGTACTCCCTCACAGTGGAATACATGCCAATTTCTCCACATATTATTCCCATATTGTGCGTGAGCTTATTGCCCAGGGATATATTGTGGTATCGGCCGAATACCGGGGCAGCACAGGTTACGGGAAAGCGACATACGAAAATATCGATTACGGCGGACGGGAAAACGACGATGTACTGGAAAGCCGTAATTATATGATTGAAAATTATAGTATTGTCGACCCTTCACGAGTAGGCGTAATCGGGTGGAGTCACGGTGGCATGATTGCCCTGATGCAGATTCTCCAACACGGCGACAAATACCAATGTGCATTTGCGGGAGTACCTGTGAGCGACCTGGAGAACCGTCTGGCATCACATAATGAGAGTTATACCGCCTACTTTACCACCCCATATCATATTGGCGAATCCATTGAAGAGAATCCCGAAGAATACGCCCGCCGTTCACCCACACACTATGCGCAAAATCTCGACAAGCCGCTACTCATCTATACCAATACCAACGATAACGATGTGTATGTGGAAGAGGTACAACTGATGATCAATACGCTCAAAAAGCATGGCAAAGAGTTCGAATACAAAATCTTTCAGGATGCCTCCGGCGGTCACGGTTTCGATCGGATCGACAGTAAGGAAGCCACTGATATCCGTTTCACGGTACACAAATTTCTGGAACGCTACCTGAAACCGCCGCATCCGTTCGCATCGCAAAAGGAGATGCGCCGCGCAGCCTACGGGTTTTGA
- a CDS encoding DUF4924 family protein, protein MLIARQKKQENIAEYLLYMWQLEDILRSYELDIDKVQQSLIDPVYHTEEEKKEARDWYEGLIMMMKSEGIQKEGHLQINKNLVIDLTDLHLRLLKDPKESAYIGIYYNTLPHIVALRAKSGNKDVSELETCFTALYGYLLLKLQKREISGETQAAIAQITGLLRLLSQKYKAVEEE, encoded by the coding sequence ATGTTGATAGCCCGGCAAAAAAAACAAGAGAATATTGCAGAATATTTGCTGTACATGTGGCAACTGGAAGATATCTTGCGATCATATGAATTGGATATCGACAAGGTACAGCAGTCGCTGATTGACCCCGTATATCATACGGAAGAAGAAAAGAAAGAAGCCCGTGACTGGTACGAAGGATTGATCATGATGATGAAATCGGAGGGTATACAGAAAGAAGGGCATCTGCAGATCAACAAGAACCTGGTCATAGACCTTACCGATCTCCATTTACGGTTGTTGAAAGACCCTAAGGAGTCGGCATACATTGGTATTTACTACAATACACTGCCTCATATTGTGGCTTTAAGGGCAAAGTCGGGGAACAAGGATGTATCTGAACTGGAAACCTGTTTCACGGCTTTGTACGGGTACCTGTTGCTGAAATTGCAGAAACGGGAAATCTCCGGTGAGACACAGGCTGCCATTGCTCAAATTACCGGCCTGTTACGGCTTCTTTCCCAAAAATATAAAGCTGTTGAGGAAGAGTGA
- a CDS encoding BlaI/MecI/CopY family transcriptional regulator, whose amino-acid sequence MKELTAKEEEVMRFFWDEGPQFVKQLVEKYPDPKPHFNTISTYARMLEEKGFLSHEAFGSTYRYFAIISEEEYRNGTLRSVVKKYFDNSYLNVVSSLIKEQDISVEEIRKLLDEVEQSDSKK is encoded by the coding sequence ATGAAGGAGTTAACAGCAAAAGAAGAAGAAGTGATGCGATTTTTTTGGGACGAAGGGCCGCAGTTTGTAAAGCAGTTGGTGGAGAAATACCCCGACCCGAAACCGCATTTCAATACTATATCTACTTACGCACGTATGCTCGAAGAGAAGGGCTTTCTGTCGCACGAAGCATTCGGTTCCACCTATCGTTATTTCGCGATTATCAGTGAAGAGGAATACCGCAATGGTACATTGAGAAGTGTGGTAAAGAAATATTTCGATAATTCCTATCTGAATGTGGTCTCATCGCTTATAAAAGAACAGGATATTTCAGTGGAAGAAATTCGGAAACTACTGGACGAAGTGGAACAGTCTGATTCTAAAAAATGA
- a CDS encoding Arc family DNA-binding protein, producing MAKKEKTTRNFALRLDADTMDAIEKWAADEFRSVNGQIQWILDQALKKSGRLKDK from the coding sequence ATGGCTAAAAAAGAGAAAACGACCAGGAATTTTGCGTTACGGTTGGATGCGGACACCATGGATGCAATAGAAAAGTGGGCAGCCGATGAATTTCGTAGTGTGAACGGTCAAATTCAATGGATACTGGATCAGGCGCTCAAGAAAAGCGGGCGTCTGAAAGACAAATGA
- a CDS encoding SLC13 family permease: MDINVLIVFGIILLTVTFFVWGKIRSDIVALSSLVLLVLTGILSPEEGLSGFSNSVVVMIVSLFIVGGGIFQTGLAKMISTKILALAGGNQFKLFILVMLVTGGIGGFVSNTGTVALMLPIVMSLASEANTDSRRFLMPMAFASSLGLLTLISTPPNLIINDALVSGGFEGLSFFSFLPVGLITLTLGILLLWPLSKLLVAGRDKEKSTVKKNKSLNQLASEYQLADNLYRVLIEKNSPFINKSLQELNIAQTYNVSILEIRRIHSRNRFHKTVDMKMAGPSSTFKENDILYVFGNFNDVTSLVSGNGLKLIDTHKTEGTGSTLSVSQSGGLEFSEIGIAEVVLMSTSKLINKHVKESNFRQLYNVNILGIQRKDGYILQDVKDERMLSGDVLLVQGKWSDIEKLNQETSEWVVVGQPMENALKIPRDHKAPVAAVIMVLMIVAMVFNIVPTVIATMIAALLMIILGCFRNVESAYKSINWESTFLFAGMFPLAIAMEKTGASGLIADAIVNGLSQFGPVSVLAGIYLATSILTMFISNTATAVLFAPIALQSAVTIGVSPYPFLFAVTVAASMCFASPFATPPNALVMSAGRYKFIDYIRVGLPLQLIVGIIMIFVLPLLFPL; this comes from the coding sequence ATGGACATAAATGTTCTTATTGTTTTCGGAATCATTCTTCTGACAGTCACATTTTTTGTCTGGGGTAAGATACGATCCGACATCGTCGCTTTGTCTTCACTCGTTTTATTGGTATTAACCGGCATATTATCACCCGAAGAAGGATTATCGGGATTTTCCAATTCCGTGGTTGTCATGATCGTGAGCCTATTCATTGTCGGAGGAGGAATCTTCCAGACAGGACTTGCCAAAATGATCAGTACAAAAATCCTTGCCCTGGCCGGGGGAAATCAATTCAAGCTTTTCATACTGGTAATGTTAGTGACCGGTGGTATCGGCGGATTTGTGAGTAATACCGGTACAGTAGCACTGATGCTGCCTATCGTGATGAGTCTGGCTTCTGAAGCCAATACCGATTCACGGCGGTTTCTGATGCCGATGGCTTTTGCCAGCAGCCTGGGGCTGCTCACGCTGATCAGCACCCCTCCCAACCTGATTATCAACGACGCACTAGTCAGCGGGGGATTCGAAGGGTTGTCCTTCTTCTCATTTTTGCCTGTCGGTTTGATTACCCTGACGCTTGGTATCCTATTGCTATGGCCGCTCAGCAAACTATTGGTTGCGGGCAGGGATAAAGAAAAATCTACTGTAAAGAAAAATAAGTCACTGAATCAATTGGCATCGGAATACCAATTGGCCGACAATCTCTACAGGGTATTGATAGAAAAGAACTCCCCCTTCATCAATAAATCCCTTCAGGAGCTGAATATAGCCCAAACTTACAATGTAAGCATACTTGAGATCCGAAGGATCCACTCACGAAACCGCTTTCATAAAACGGTCGATATGAAGATGGCCGGGCCGTCGAGTACTTTCAAAGAAAACGATATATTATATGTGTTCGGGAATTTCAATGATGTTACGTCGCTCGTCAGTGGAAATGGCCTGAAATTGATCGACACCCATAAAACAGAAGGAACCGGCAGTACACTATCGGTTTCTCAGTCAGGAGGATTGGAATTCAGTGAAATCGGTATTGCGGAAGTGGTTTTGATGTCTACGTCGAAACTGATCAATAAGCATGTAAAGGAATCCAATTTCCGTCAACTCTACAATGTAAATATACTGGGGATACAACGTAAAGACGGATATATCCTTCAGGATGTAAAGGATGAGAGGATGCTTTCGGGCGACGTATTGCTGGTACAGGGAAAATGGTCGGATATAGAAAAGCTGAATCAGGAGACATCGGAATGGGTAGTGGTCGGGCAACCTATGGAAAATGCGTTGAAAATTCCACGTGACCACAAAGCACCGGTCGCTGCAGTCATTATGGTGTTGATGATCGTGGCCATGGTATTCAATATAGTACCTACTGTGATTGCCACAATGATAGCAGCACTATTGATGATCATACTGGGATGTTTCCGCAACGTGGAATCGGCCTATAAAAGCATTAACTGGGAAAGTACTTTTCTGTTTGCGGGTATGTTTCCTTTGGCGATTGCCATGGAGAAAACCGGTGCCTCCGGCTTGATTGCCGATGCGATCGTGAACGGGTTGAGCCAATTCGGCCCCGTATCGGTATTGGCCGGCATCTATCTTGCCACATCCATATTGACAATGTTCATCAGTAATACGGCGACTGCCGTGTTGTTTGCACCCATTGCCCTACAATCTGCCGTAACCATAGGCGTCAGTCCCTACCCGTTTTTGTTTGCCGTGACGGTGGCTGCCAGCATGTGCTTTGCCAGCCCCTTCGCAACACCGCCCAATGCATTGGTAATGTCTGCCGGACGATATAAATTTATAGATTACATAAGAGTGGGATTGCCATTGCAGCTTATCGTGGGCATTATTATGATCTTCGTTTTACCACTACTGTTTCCACTTTAG
- a CDS encoding SPFH domain-containing protein, producing the protein METKEFNFKGFKISGFLMLFLMLVMLAGIVWLYSSLEVWGIITGIVLTVVWIILFVGYAKLEPNEAVVMIFFGKYKGVLKENGFFWVNPFMTKKKLSLRARNLNVDPIKVNDKVGNPVLIGLVLVWKLRDTYKAMFEIDAQTMAASRPGKDGAVAYTVSKQMDAFENFVAVQSDAALRQVAGLYAYDNNVVSDTELTLRSGGEEINDDLLKELNSRLEMAGIEIIEARINYLAYAPEIAAVMLRRQQAEAIISAREKIVEGAVTMVKMALERIEDESIVELDGDKKAAMVSNLLVVLCADESAQPVLNTGTLYQ; encoded by the coding sequence ATGGAAACGAAAGAATTCAATTTTAAGGGGTTTAAGATTAGCGGCTTCCTGATGCTTTTTTTGATGCTGGTCATGCTGGCGGGAATTGTATGGCTTTATTCTTCGCTGGAGGTCTGGGGAATCATTACAGGCATTGTTCTGACCGTTGTATGGATTATCCTGTTTGTCGGTTATGCCAAACTGGAACCCAATGAGGCAGTCGTGATGATCTTTTTCGGTAAATACAAAGGTGTATTGAAGGAGAACGGATTCTTTTGGGTGAATCCATTTATGACGAAGAAAAAATTATCCTTACGTGCCCGGAACCTGAATGTTGATCCTATCAAAGTGAATGACAAAGTGGGGAATCCGGTGCTGATAGGGTTGGTGCTGGTCTGGAAACTGAGAGATACCTATAAAGCGATGTTCGAGATAGATGCACAGACTATGGCTGCATCCAGGCCGGGAAAGGACGGAGCAGTTGCTTATACGGTAAGTAAACAGATGGATGCGTTCGAGAATTTTGTGGCCGTACAAAGCGATGCCGCATTGCGGCAGGTTGCCGGACTCTATGCCTACGACAACAATGTAGTTTCGGATACTGAACTGACATTACGTTCGGGCGGGGAAGAGATTAACGATGACCTATTGAAAGAGTTGAACAGCCGTCTGGAGATGGCCGGGATAGAAATTATAGAAGCGCGTATCAATTATCTGGCATACGCACCCGAGATTGCGGCTGTAATGCTTCGGCGCCAGCAGGCAGAAGCTATTATCTCAGCGCGGGAGAAGATCGTGGAAGGCGCGGTGACAATGGTGAAGATGGCATTGGAAAGGATCGAGGATGAAAGTATTGTGGAACTCGACGGCGATAAAAAAGCTGCTATGGTGAGCAACTTGCTTGTAGTGCTTTGTGCTGATGAATCGGCACAGCCGGTATTGAATACGGGTACATTGTATCAGTGA
- a CDS encoding MBL fold metallo-hydrolase, whose protein sequence is MIKFHIIESGYFLGDGGVMFGPVPKKYWSAKYKVDEKNMCVMALRCLFIETDKRRILVDAGIGDKHNSRLKFFQPFNQKDIAGEIRKIGYAPEEVTDVIITHLHFDHCGGCTVFNSNKEAVPAYPNATYHLSLAQWKNYRNPSLFEKGSFFPDNIEPVYDAGQLQFVLEDMQFDEHIRLELYDGHTPGQIAVLFDTKEGNYAFPGDVVPTSLNLSLSWLSAYDNSVVIAMEEKKRFMDKAIKDKRTLIFYHDAYTVSSKL, encoded by the coding sequence ATGATCAAGTTCCATATCATTGAATCGGGATATTTCCTCGGCGATGGCGGGGTCATGTTCGGCCCCGTACCCAAAAAATACTGGTCGGCAAAATATAAGGTAGATGAAAAGAATATGTGTGTGATGGCGCTCCGCTGCCTCTTTATCGAGACAGATAAAAGACGTATCCTTGTGGATGCGGGAATAGGCGACAAACACAACTCCCGGTTGAAATTCTTTCAACCTTTCAATCAGAAGGATATTGCCGGAGAGATCCGGAAAATCGGATATGCGCCGGAAGAGGTGACCGACGTGATCATTACCCATCTCCATTTCGATCACTGTGGCGGTTGCACAGTATTTAACAGCAATAAAGAAGCGGTTCCTGCCTATCCTAACGCCACTTATCATCTGAGCCTCGCACAATGGAAGAATTACAGAAACCCTTCACTTTTCGAAAAAGGCTCCTTTTTCCCGGACAATATTGAGCCGGTATATGATGCGGGACAGTTACAATTTGTACTGGAAGACATGCAATTCGATGAACATATCCGGCTGGAACTGTATGACGGGCATACTCCGGGACAGATCGCTGTGCTTTTCGATACGAAAGAAGGTAATTACGCCTTTCCGGGCGACGTGGTACCCACTTCACTCAACCTGTCACTAAGCTGGCTTTCTGCCTATGACAACAGCGTGGTCATAGCTATGGAAGAAAAAAAACGTTTTATGGACAAAGCAATAAAAGATAAACGTACGCTTATCTTTTATCACGATGCCTATACTGTTTCCTCCAAATTATAA
- a CDS encoding M56 family metallopeptidase translates to MELFLYWLLRASVLMALFYGLYKFFFANNTFHNVNRCSLIFILLVISVLPLFRFNFIPEKKTEPVTGTFSMDLSSIPVTEFVETQPRVEIPWMHILIILFAIGFLFTFIRYLIGLSQIAVIIRNSEKQILSDHTVLCVTDKNISPFSWMKYIVLSRRDLSADNQAVIRHERAHIHLRHSVDMIFFDLFTCIFWFNPFSWLLRREIQSVHEYQADEKVLSQGIDSKQYQLLLIRKSVGEYKFALANNFRQRDLHKRITMMKKDKTNRRVKWSYAMGFPVLFLAIIALSVPKLNAKVVEKENNETDLVREKITVSGQVGDEAGKPIPMVAVVNKVTVTKTESDLKVILEKGEGESDGISSECPGRSGGKDNGKSSG, encoded by the coding sequence ATGGAACTTTTTCTCTATTGGCTGCTTCGGGCATCTGTCTTAATGGCATTATTTTACGGCTTATACAAGTTTTTTTTCGCCAATAATACGTTTCATAATGTCAACCGTTGTTCGTTGATATTCATATTACTGGTGATATCAGTGCTTCCCCTTTTCCGTTTCAACTTTATTCCTGAGAAAAAGACGGAACCGGTTACCGGAACGTTTTCGATGGATCTTTCTTCCATCCCCGTCACTGAATTTGTGGAAACGCAACCGCGGGTAGAAATTCCATGGATGCATATCCTGATAATTTTGTTTGCCATAGGATTTCTTTTCACGTTTATCCGTTACCTGATAGGGTTGAGCCAGATCGCCGTTATCATTCGGAATTCAGAAAAACAGATACTGTCTGATCATACTGTTTTATGTGTGACTGATAAGAATATTTCGCCGTTCAGTTGGATGAAATATATTGTTCTTTCCCGCAGGGATTTATCGGCAGATAATCAGGCAGTGATCCGCCATGAGAGGGCGCACATTCATTTACGGCATTCGGTCGATATGATCTTTTTCGATCTTTTTACCTGCATCTTCTGGTTTAATCCGTTCTCATGGTTGTTGCGTCGGGAAATTCAGTCTGTCCATGAATATCAGGCAGACGAAAAGGTGCTCAGTCAGGGGATCGATTCTAAACAATACCAACTTCTATTAATCCGCAAAAGCGTAGGTGAATATAAATTTGCTTTGGCAAATAATTTCCGTCAGCGCGACCTGCACAAACGAATTACCATGATGAAGAAAGACAAAACCAACAGACGCGTGAAATGGAGCTATGCAATGGGGTTTCCCGTATTATTCCTGGCAATAATCGCGCTTTCGGTGCCGAAGCTGAATGCGAAAGTCGTGGAAAAGGAGAATAATGAAACAGACCTTGTCAGAGAGAAAATTACCGTTTCCGGTCAAGTCGGGGATGAAGCCGGGAAACCCATTCCAATGGTGGCAGTTGTGAATAAAGTCACTGTCACTAAAACCGAGTCGGATCTCAAGGTGATACTTGAAAAAGGTGAGGGAGAGAGTGACGGGATCTCCTCAGAATGCCCTGGCCGTAGTGGGGGTAAAGACAACGGAAAATCTTCAGGGTGA
- a CDS encoding DUF6108 family protein produces MKIKRTFLRLLILFLLLVTSGVTVQAQENLRINTVFEKYGKQKGATMVVLSGKALHNYRLDKYRSITLQYDRTILDEIQQCLETDKKQAHQIKEVISNGIISSGYYQLPEEENQTNRYILFKIGDDGTATLIYMEGGKDSEELINRLFIKKE; encoded by the coding sequence ATGAAGATAAAAAGAACATTTCTACGCCTGCTTATCCTTTTCCTGTTGCTGGTAACCTCCGGAGTGACGGTACAAGCACAGGAAAACCTGAGGATCAATACTGTTTTCGAAAAATATGGCAAGCAAAAAGGCGCTACAATGGTAGTCCTCTCCGGCAAGGCGCTCCATAACTATCGACTCGACAAATACCGCAGTATTACCCTGCAATATGACCGGACCATCCTGGATGAAATACAACAGTGCCTTGAAACAGATAAGAAACAGGCGCACCAGATAAAAGAAGTCATCAGTAACGGTATTATCTCTTCAGGTTATTATCAGCTACCGGAAGAGGAAAACCAAACCAACCGGTACATCTTGTTCAAAATCGGAGACGACGGTACTGCCACACTCATTTATATGGAAGGTGGAAAGGATTCCGAAGAACTGATCAACCGGCTATTTATTAAAAAGGAGTAA
- a CDS encoding TonB-dependent receptor plug domain-containing protein → MTGSPQNALAVVGVKTTENLQGDVEKVTLRTVGGKHPLYIVDEKIISEAEIQKINAEDIESISVLKNNFAIGMYGNKGKDGVILITTKKSNRDVLSIGTGTMDSLRGDVKNLIKRTQENSSQNLDQILENPPLIIVDGEKMSKDFELNSIDPHDIQSMSVLKDKSAIEIYGDEGKNGVIIITKKIPDQNP, encoded by the coding sequence GTGACGGGATCTCCTCAGAATGCCCTGGCCGTAGTGGGGGTAAAGACAACGGAAAATCTTCAGGGTGATGTGGAAAAAGTGACTCTTCGTACAGTCGGTGGTAAGCATCCACTTTATATTGTAGACGAAAAGATCATTTCCGAAGCAGAGATACAAAAAATTAATGCTGAAGATATCGAATCTATCTCTGTGTTGAAAAACAACTTTGCCATCGGAATGTATGGAAATAAGGGAAAAGACGGAGTGATACTGATAACAACGAAAAAGAGTAATAGAGATGTACTGTCTATAGGTACAGGAACAATGGATTCTCTTCGGGGTGATGTGAAAAATCTAATAAAGAGAACACAGGAAAACAGTTCTCAAAATTTGGATCAGATACTCGAAAACCCTCCTTTAATCATTGTTGACGGAGAAAAAATGTCCAAAGATTTTGAATTGAATTCTATTGATCCCCATGATATCCAGTCGATGTCGGTACTAAAAGATAAAAGTGCCATTGAAATTTATGGCGATGAGGGAAAGAATGGTGTAATCATTATTACGAAAAAGATTCCGGATCAAAACCCGTAG
- a CDS encoding RNA polymerase sigma factor, whose amino-acid sequence MDIVEYKRIVVALRPSLLAVARRITGNTEDAEDVVQDVCLKIWHFRDRIDQYENMEAYSTTMVKNLSIDKIRSRKPFSDELELLGKETGEQLPDSLLEEKEERNAIRRIIEMLPPLQQRILQMKDLEGFETVEISEMTGIAAEAVRNNLSRARKRIRELYLMYYQTQQSTK is encoded by the coding sequence ATGGACATTGTTGAATACAAAAGAATAGTCGTTGCACTGCGCCCGTCGTTACTCGCAGTCGCCCGCCGCATCACAGGGAATACCGAGGATGCGGAAGATGTGGTGCAGGATGTATGTCTGAAGATCTGGCATTTCCGTGACCGGATCGATCAATATGAAAATATGGAAGCATACAGCACAACAATGGTGAAGAACCTGAGTATTGACAAGATCCGGAGCCGGAAGCCATTCTCCGATGAACTGGAGTTACTCGGCAAAGAAACGGGAGAACAACTCCCTGATTCATTGCTTGAAGAAAAAGAAGAACGTAATGCCATTCGCAGGATCATTGAGATGCTGCCGCCATTACAACAACGTATCTTGCAAATGAAAGATCTCGAAGGATTTGAAACCGTCGAAATCAGCGAGATGACAGGTATTGCAGCCGAAGCCGTACGCAATAACCTCTCACGGGCACGCAAACGGATACGCGAATTGTACCTGATGTATTATCAAACCCAACAATCAACAAAATGA